The following coding sequences are from one Chitinophagales bacterium window:
- the infB gene encoding translation initiation factor IF-2: protein MSVTKPTRLAKAASYFNVAREEIVQYLTDKGFSIADNPNAKIEDEMFAVLNEKYSSEHDLKEESAQFLSTHNKPKEEKIVSKPQEIEVIVEPADIPKPKKEKAVASKENEVEKESIEKVEIEKPKLKLKVVDKIDVDSLDDKKPKKTAKKTKVEESAEISEPIIEKKTSAKKKENEINEDIAEDASVAETDKKDKLLAEPEESVEHIETKFRKIEGLKQLGKVDLNAINEKKEKPKKEKKEETKRPIVEKSKSIDDSDAKKKRSRINETSPEKQRVIFGGESDKSKFFFEKKKKKDKFENSTIEDGPKRPEKPVPIQVPKNLRQKLRKKKRDDHAEKAQIQAEIENDGKLRITEFITVSELASLMNKQPTELITFCFGMGLVVSINQRLDAEIIELLASEYGYEVEFISVEDSTEIEEDEDNIEDHTSRAPIVTIMGHVDHGKTSLLDYIRKANVANKEAGGITQHIGAYDVKVPKHDRKITFIDTPGHEAFTAMRARGAKLTDVAIIVIAADDKVMPQTREAISHAQSANVPMIFAINKIDKPGANPEAVRTQLSEMNILVESWGGKYQDQELSAKSGIGVDELLEKILLEADLLELKANAKKLSTGTVIEASLDKGRGYVATVLVLSGTLEVGDFLVVGSNYGKIKAMFDHTGTKVTKVYPGEPVQILGLNGAPTAGETFREFTDEQEAKNIAYRRSQLEREQGIRTKKHITLDEIGRRLALGTFKELNIIIKGDVDGSVQALSDSLTKLSTAEVQVNILHKAVGAITESDVLLASASDAIIIGFQVRPSAQAKAIAEKESIDIRHYSVIYQAIDEIKAAMEGMLEPTVEEKVTGNIEIKEIFKISKVGTIAGCYVTDGKVTKASKVRIIRDGIVVHSGKLASLKRFKDDVKEVIHGQDCGLNIDNYNDIQIGDIIEAYEEIEIKRKLS from the coding sequence ACTTAATGAGAAGTATAGCTCTGAGCATGATTTGAAAGAAGAGTCAGCCCAGTTTCTCTCTACACATAATAAGCCAAAGGAGGAAAAGATAGTTTCGAAACCTCAGGAAATAGAGGTAATAGTCGAACCAGCGGACATTCCTAAACCTAAAAAGGAAAAGGCAGTTGCTTCCAAGGAAAATGAGGTGGAAAAGGAATCAATTGAAAAAGTTGAGATTGAAAAGCCAAAGCTAAAGCTAAAAGTTGTAGATAAAATTGATGTCGATTCGTTAGATGACAAAAAGCCTAAGAAGACTGCTAAAAAGACTAAGGTAGAGGAATCGGCTGAAATCTCGGAACCGATAATCGAGAAAAAGACCAGTGCTAAAAAGAAGGAAAACGAAATAAACGAAGATATAGCGGAAGATGCTTCTGTCGCTGAAACAGACAAAAAAGATAAACTTCTAGCAGAGCCTGAAGAATCAGTAGAACATATTGAAACTAAGTTTAGAAAAATTGAAGGACTAAAGCAATTAGGTAAAGTAGATCTTAATGCAATTAATGAAAAAAAGGAAAAGCCTAAAAAAGAAAAAAAGGAAGAAACTAAGCGTCCTATCGTAGAGAAATCAAAATCAATCGATGATTCTGATGCAAAAAAGAAAAGATCTAGAATCAATGAAACTAGTCCTGAAAAGCAAAGGGTAATTTTTGGTGGTGAATCCGATAAATCTAAATTCTTCTTTGAAAAGAAAAAGAAGAAAGATAAGTTTGAAAATTCTACCATAGAAGATGGCCCTAAAAGACCTGAGAAACCCGTACCTATTCAGGTTCCGAAAAATTTAAGGCAAAAACTACGCAAAAAGAAACGAGATGATCATGCGGAAAAAGCTCAAATTCAGGCTGAAATTGAAAATGATGGAAAACTGAGAATTACTGAATTCATTACAGTGAGTGAGTTAGCTTCACTAATGAATAAGCAGCCTACCGAACTGATTACATTTTGCTTTGGAATGGGTTTAGTTGTTTCAATAAATCAAAGATTAGATGCAGAGATCATAGAGTTATTAGCATCGGAATATGGGTATGAGGTGGAATTTATTTCTGTGGAAGATAGCACTGAGATAGAGGAAGACGAAGATAACATTGAAGATCATACTTCTAGAGCACCAATTGTAACTATCATGGGACATGTTGACCACGGTAAAACCTCATTGCTTGATTACATTCGTAAAGCAAATGTTGCTAATAAAGAAGCAGGAGGTATAACACAGCATATTGGAGCATATGATGTAAAAGTTCCGAAACATGATAGAAAAATTACGTTTATCGATACACCCGGTCACGAAGCCTTTACTGCTATGCGTGCACGTGGTGCCAAGTTAACAGACGTAGCTATCATAGTAATTGCGGCGGACGACAAAGTGATGCCACAAACCAGAGAAGCTATAAGCCATGCACAGTCTGCAAATGTTCCCATGATTTTCGCTATCAATAAAATTGATAAGCCTGGTGCTAACCCCGAAGCAGTTAGAACACAACTATCTGAGATGAATATTTTAGTGGAAAGCTGGGGCGGTAAGTATCAAGATCAGGAATTATCTGCAAAATCTGGGATTGGGGTCGATGAATTATTGGAGAAAATATTACTAGAGGCTGATTTATTAGAACTCAAAGCGAATGCTAAAAAACTTTCTACTGGAACAGTCATTGAAGCATCCTTGGATAAAGGGAGAGGTTATGTAGCTACTGTACTCGTTTTATCTGGTACCTTAGAAGTAGGAGATTTTCTCGTCGTAGGCTCAAACTATGGGAAAATAAAAGCAATGTTTGATCATACAGGAACTAAGGTAACTAAGGTATATCCTGGTGAACCAGTTCAGATACTAGGACTCAATGGAGCGCCTACTGCTGGAGAAACCTTTAGAGAATTTACAGATGAACAAGAGGCAAAAAATATTGCGTATAGAAGATCCCAACTGGAACGTGAACAAGGTATTCGTACAAAGAAACATATCACACTTGATGAAATAGGTCGAAGATTAGCATTAGGTACCTTTAAGGAACTTAATATAATTATTAAAGGAGACGTGGATGGTTCCGTACAAGCCTTATCAGATTCTTTGACAAAGTTATCAACAGCAGAGGTACAGGTCAATATATTACATAAAGCTGTAGGAGCTATTACTGAATCTGATGTCTTATTAGCATCTGCATCAGATGCCATTATCATTGGATTCCAGGTAAGACCTTCTGCTCAAGCTAAGGCTATTGCTGAAAAAGAAAGCATAGATATTCGACATTATTCTGTTATTTATCAAGCAATAGATGAGATTAAAGCTGCCATGGAAGGAATGCTAGAACCTACAGTCGAAGAAAAAGTAACTGGAAACATAGAGATTAAAGAAATATTTAAGATTTCTAAAGTAGGAACGATTGCTGGTTGTTATGTCACTGACGGTAAAGTCACTAAAGCTTCTAAAGTGAGAATAATACGCGATGGTATCGTGGTACATTCTGGGAAACTGGCATCCCTAAAACGATTTAAGGATGATGTGAAAGAAGTCATTCACGGACAGGATTGCGGTCTCAATATTGACAACTACAATGATATTCAGATAGGCGATATTATTGAAGCCTACGAAGAAATAGAAATTAAGAGAAAATTGAGCTAG